Within the Gemmatimonadota bacterium genome, the region GGTGCTGTCGACGCCAGTTTCAACTACCGGCGTATGCACCGTATCGGTGACAGTGCCAACGACCGGCTTCTGTACCTCGTACTCCCCTTCTCCGGTCTTCTTGCACCCAGTTGCGGCGAGAGCAATTACAGCGGCGGCAAAAATCACCTTTCTCATCCAAGCCTCCGTTACGTGTGTGTGGTGTTCGACAGCCCAAATGGCAAAAACGGCGCCGTCCTGCCGCCGGAACGATTTCCTGCCGGAATTGGCGAGTTTTCTCCGGGGTCCGCGACGGAGCTTATGAGCCGAATGCGCCAGCCGATCTTCGCAGCGATTTTCTAATTGGCAACCATATTCGAACGATCGTTCGACGCGGCTTGCGAGAGTAGCGCGCGGACTTCGTCGTCGCTCGTCTGGTCGAACACGGAATACCAGAGCCCGACGGCCTGAAATGGCTCCGGTGTTACCAGACAGACCACTTCATCAGCCGCGTCTTCACCCTGGCGAAACGATCTGCACGTTTCGGGTGCGGCGACTGGAACCGCGACGACGATGCGCTGGGGCTGTTCGCGTCTGAGAGCGAGCACTGCTGCACGCATGGTCGACCCGGTAGCTAGCCCGTCGTCGACGACAATCACGATGCAACCGCGGATGTCCGTCCGGGGCCTCACGCCGCGGTAGGCAATTTCGCGACGATCGAGCTCACGCCGCTCGCGAGCGATTACCGAATCGAGCGAGGCCCGGTCCACGTGCAGTGCGCGAATCACGTCATTGTCGAGCACGACCACGCCGTCGCTCGCGAT harbors:
- a CDS encoding phosphoribosyltransferase, with translation MTPPFHDRADAGRKLAAVLHEYGGRPDVRVLALPRGGVPVAYEVARALGAPLDIFLVRKLGLPGHEEFAMGAIASDGVVVLDNDVIRALHVDRASLDSVIARERRELDRREIAYRGVRPRTDIRGCIVIVVDDGLATGSTMRAAVLALRREQPQRIVVAVPVAAPETCRSFRQGEDAADEVVCLVTPEPFQAVGLWYSVFDQTSDDEVRALLSQAASNDRSNMVAN